The Deinococcus reticulitermitis genome segment CGGGGCAGACCCTCACCCATGCCAGCCGCCCACGCAGCGCGAGCACGGCCGTGGGCTACGCGAGCGTGCACGCCAAGGAGCAGGCCCAGGTGATCGCGGACGCCCTCGGCGAGCCGGTCAGCCGCGAGGACTTCGAGGCGCAGGTGGACCTCGCCAAGGAAGCCGAAGCGCAGGCCTGAGCCCCGTCTGAAGGGGACCGGGGGCGTGACGGCCGCCCGGCCCCCTTCATTTTGTGGCGGGAAGCGCGCGCTAGCCTGGGCCATGCGCCCCCTCCCCCTCCTGCTGCTCGCCGCCGCCCTGGCGCTGCCGACGGGCGCCGCCCAGAGCGTGCCCCCCACCCTCACCTTCAGCGCGCCGGAGGGCACCCTGCGCGAGTACCGGGGAGAGGAGGTCAGCCGCGTGAGCTTCTCGAATGCCGAAGCCACCCTGAGCGGCGCCGACGCCGAGGCGCAGCGCACCTTCGCCGCGCAGTTCCAGGCGGCCTTGCGGGCGGGTGAAGGTGAGAAGAAACAGAGCTTCAAGCAGTTTTTCAAGGTGCTGCCCGCAGAAGGCACGCCGGGGCGCTACCTCTGGAACAGCCTGATCACGACGGTGGACGGCTCGCCGTCGCTGCGCTCGGTGCGGACCCTCGCGCCGGGAGGGGGCAGCGGGCGGCTCGACTACCAGCCGGCGCGCCCGGTGAGCCCCGAGGCGCTGAAAGACCCTGCCCAGACGGTCGCCGTGCTGCTCGCCCAGCGCCTCGAAGCTGAACTCGCGGGGTCGCACGCCGAGTTGCTCGCGGCCTTCGATCCGGCGAGCTTCGGACTCTATGGCCGGGCGCTCACGCCGGGGCAGACCTTCACGCGCACGCGCTCCCTGCGCCCGCCGCACCCGCTCGGAGCGCTCGGCACGCCGGGGCAGGAGACGCCGCCCGTGCAGGTCGAGGAGACGCTGCGCTACGAGGGCGAGGAAGGCGGCACCTTGCGCTTTACCCGCCAGGCGCGCGTCGTGCGGCCCGCGCAGGTGATCACCGGGGCGCTGAGCCTGATCACCACCCTGCGCGAGTACGAACTCGGCGGCGAGCTGCGGCTGACCCGCGAGGGGCTCCCGGTCAGCGCCACCCGCACCGAGCGCTACGTGGCAGATGTCCGGGGGAGTGCCACCCGCAGCGGCGCGCAGGCCGGACAGCAGGTCCGCGCCTCGCTCACGGTGACCGGCACCTCGTCGCTGACCCTGACCTTCGTGAAATAGGCGAAAAAGCGCGCGCAGACGCGCAAAAGCGGCCCTGCTCACGGTCCCGTGCTTGGGGACGATGCGGGGCGCGGCGGGTGTACGCTCTGGGGCGTGACTTCTCTCCCCGCCGCCGAGCGGCCTGCCGGGGCCGGGGACCGGGCCGCGCAGGTGCTCGCCCACCTCGAGCGGCTTTACCCCGACGCCCGCACCGAACTCGATTTCCGCACGCCCTTCGAGCTGCTCGTCGCCACCGTCCTCTCGGCGCAGGCCACCGATGTGAGCGTGAACGCCGCTACCCCCACGCTTTTTGAGCGCTACCCCGACGCCCAGGCCATGAGCCAGGCGACGCCGGAGGACCTCGAGCCCTACATCCGCCGCATCGGGCTGTACCGCAACAAGGCGAGACATCTCGCCGCGCTCGCCCGGCTGCTCGTCGAGCGGCACGGGGGCGAGGTGCCGAACGACTTTGAGGCGGTCGTCGCGCTCCCCGGCGCCGGGCGCAAGACGGCGAATGTCGTGCTGAGCAACGCTTACGGCTTTCCGGCGATCGCAGTCGATACCCACGTGGGCCGCCTGTCGCGCCGGCTTGGCCTGAGCGCCCAGACGAATCCCGACAAGGTGGAGCGCGACCTGCAAGCGCTCTTCCCGAATGAACGTTGGGTGTTTCTCCACCACGCGCTGATCTTGCACGGACGGCGGGTATGTTTCGCGCGCCGCCCCCGCTGCAGTGCCTGTGAGCTGCTGGCCTGCTGTCCTCAGATCGGGGTGACCGATGCCGCCTGAATCTTCCGGGCCACGCCTGCGGATGACCTGGCGCTTTTCACGGCAGATCTGGCTTTTTCTCACGGCGGTGTTCTCGTTCGGGCTCGCGCAGGCGTTCGCGTCGCTGTTCCTGAACTTCTACCT includes the following:
- the nth gene encoding endonuclease III, producing MTSLPAAERPAGAGDRAAQVLAHLERLYPDARTELDFRTPFELLVATVLSAQATDVSVNAATPTLFERYPDAQAMSQATPEDLEPYIRRIGLYRNKARHLAALARLLVERHGGEVPNDFEAVVALPGAGRKTANVVLSNAYGFPAIAVDTHVGRLSRRLGLSAQTNPDKVERDLQALFPNERWVFLHHALILHGRRVCFARRPRCSACELLACCPQIGVTDAA